A DNA window from Rhinolophus sinicus isolate RSC01 linkage group LG10, ASM3656204v1, whole genome shotgun sequence contains the following coding sequences:
- the FOXI1 gene encoding forkhead box protein I1, translating into MSSFDLPVPSPPRCSPQFPSIGQEPPEMNLYYENFFHPQGMPSPQRPPSFEGGGEYGATPNPYLWLNGQAMTPPPYLPGPNTSPFLPQGYGVQRQLLPSMSGLAGGDLGWLPIQSQEELMKLVRPPYSYSALIAMAIHGAPDKRLTLSQIYQYVADNFPFYNKSKAGWQNSIRHNLSLNDCFKKVPRDEDDPGKGNYWTLDPNCEKMFDNGNFRRKRKRKSDISSSTGSLASEKTEGSLLVGSPKTTDPQDLLDSTSPGTTSAPEQRPSPAPCLSSFLSTMTAYVSGSSPVSRPMATPGLNPEPTDKMGQNLVNLNSYTPLTTLSGHGAGSEWASPVATNTLGYGGSVLNQFSPHFYNSINANSALYPREGTEV; encoded by the exons ATGAGCTCCTTCGACCTGCCGGTGCCCTCCCCTCCTCGCTGCAGCCCCCAATTCCCCAGCATTGGCCAGGAGCCCCCGGAGATGAACCTTTACTATGAGAATTTCTTCCACCCACAGGGTATGCCCAGCCCTCAGCGGCCCCCCTCCTTTGAGGGCGGCGGCGAGTACGGGGCCACCCCCAACCCCTACCTCTGGCTTAACGGGCAGGCCATGACCCCGCCGCCCTACCTGCCGGGCCCCAACAccagccccttcctgccccagggctACGGTGTACAGCGGCAGCTGCTGCCCAGCATGTCGGGGCTGGCGGGCGGCGACCTGGGCTGGCTGCCCATCCAGTCCCAGGAGGAGCTGATGAAGCTGGTGCGGCCCCCCTACTCCTACTCAGCCCTCATTGCTATGGCCATCCACGGGGCGCCCGACAAGCGCCTCACGCTCAGCCAGATCTACCAGTACGTGGCCGACAACTTCCCCTTCTACAACAAGAGCAAGGCCGGCTGGCAGAACTCCATCCGCCACAACCTGTCACTCAATGACTGCTTTAAGAAGGTGCCCCGGGACGAGGATGACCCAG GCAAAGGAAACTACTGGACCCTGGACCCCAACTGTGAGAAGATGTTCGACAATGGAAATTTccgcaggaagaggaagaggaaatcgGATATTTCCTCCAGCACAGGCTCCTTGGCCTCGGAGAAGACAGAGGGCAGCCTCCTGGTGGGCAGCCCCAAGACCACGGACCCCCAGGACCTCTTGGACAGCACGTCACCAGGAACCACCAGCGCCCCCGAGCAGCGGCCCTCCCCTGCACCCTGCCTGAGCAGCTTCCTCTCCACCATGACAGCCTACGTGAGCGGGTCGAGCCCCGTGAGTCGCCCTATGGCCACGCCAGGACTGAACCCTGAGCCCACTGACAAGATGGGGCAGAACTTGGTGAACCTCAACTCCTACACCCCACTCACCACCCTCAGTGGCCACGGGGCTGGGAGCGAATGGGCCAGCCCTGTGGCCACCAACACTCTCGGCTACGGAGGCTCTGTCCTCAACCAGTTTAGCCCTCATTTCTACAACAGCATCAACGCAAACAGTGCCCTCTACCCCAGGGAGGGCACCGAGGTCTAG